The proteins below are encoded in one region of Diorhabda carinulata isolate Delta chromosome 3, icDioCari1.1, whole genome shotgun sequence:
- the LOC130891943 gene encoding uncharacterized protein LOC130891943 isoform X2: protein MDTEKVESKNENPKKDAGFINKLFFGWMISLIRKRREINLELHDFYNVFDEDDSKVLGNRLQKNWKSEIVKSQQSKRKPSLLKAIVKTFLFEVMFYGIFWFFSNVLIRCTQPLILARLISLFGEEFNEKNTEKMYFYSTMLIVTSILTAFMSNHIELGLSAIGMRIRIACSSLLYRKMIRLDFKSLEVAAVDRVVDLLSNDVNRFDFVINSIHSFWTIPVQILVLTYFVWEQVGFSCLAGVATMIIITLTLQGFVSKLMGKLRSKISQRTDERLKLMTEIISGIQLIKINGWEKRFEALVDCARKKEMIAITAASYLRGVVSSCFVFLEKTALALTVICYVGSGHRITAEKVFSIAQAYGILHISLSVLLPEAMTRRSETSTSVERLRDFLLLDEKPHGAIEPMIKTGIIVTEVDASWTNQTKTLTDLSVQIPRGCLCAVIGPTGAGKSSLLHLLLGELAAKSGRIQLGGHVSYCSQEAWLSNSTVRGNITFGNPYDERCYDKIVKVCDLGVDFERLPRGDRTVCDERGGVSLSGGQRAKIHLARAVYKQADIYLLDDPLSAVDARVGKLLFEECILKYLKGKTRILVTRQLEHLKAADFVVVLNEGKIEATGTFRELCKSKIDFTEMLVKKNAKSEKYEKPTEIEVTTNFPSNKNFISKSKNKYYHGKSRLKPYNGEDVVNNGGVNEADIVKNKKDVVKHVEDVVNNGNIVKYKADIVKHENDAVKRKEDVVKQKEDVVKHVEDVVNNGNIVKYKADIVKHENDAVKRKEDVVKQKEDVVNNGNIVKYKADIVKHENDAVKRKEDVVKQKEDVVKHVEDVVNNGNIVKYKADIVKHENDAVKRKEDVVKQKEDVVNNGNIVKYKADIVKHENDAVKRKEDVVKQKEDVVKHVEDVVNNGNIVKYKADIVKHENDAVKRKEDVVKQKEDVVNNGIIVKYKADIVKHREDIVKHREDIVKHENDIVKQKEDVVNNGNIVKYKADIVKHREDIVKHENDIVKQKEDVVNNGNMVKYKADIVKHKIDVVNKSNMGKDKADLVKHREDIVKHKNDIVKQKEVIVNNGNVVKDKADIVKHREDIVKHREDIVKHKNDIVKQKEVVVNNGNMVEDKADIVKHEEDIVKCKEDVENSNDIVEDKADKVKHKEDIVKNKEDMANNGNIIKDKADIVKYEEDVVEDKEDIVKNKEDVANNGNIKKDKADVVKYEEDIVEDKEDIVKNKKDMANNGNIMKDNNDIVNNDEDGLLNDYNKNKGKNYLLKKYVLAAKRVEIAIVTLLLFLLTQILSSGVDLWVTFWTSQEELRHQNTSITLNVSSSMSRYHPEEYAVRVFYVNGKHSMGKYGYSYQETIPVLKTTASRASDGVFDTVEINGVAHNLVKTNLAAILYALLMIMVIVLTLVRSWLFFKVCMMSSVNMHKEMFDSLMEAPLEFFDTDFSVKTIDESSKDTGSTKEVMSKVSMTSQQTTFSNSSKPGSFSKESGSFNGVLSKVSMGSQQTTFSNSSKPGRFSKETGSFNGVLSKVSMGSQQTTFSNSRNPGSSSIETGSFNGVLSKVSMGSQQTTFSNSSKPGRFSKETGSFNGVLSKVSMGSQQTTFSNSSKPGRFSKESGSFNGVLSKVSMGSQQTTFSNSSKPGRFSKETGSFNGVLSKVSMGSQQTTFSNSSKPGRFSKESGSFNGVLSKVSMGSQQTTFSNSSKPGRFSKETGSFNGVLSKVSMGSQQTTFSNSSKPGRFSKETGSFNGVLSKVSMGSQQTTFSNSSKPGRFSKETGSFNGVLSKVSMGSQQTTFSNSSKPGRFSKETGSFNGVLSKVSMGSQQISNKSEEILNRFSKDTGSVDEVLPRVLMDSIQVMLTLGGIFVNLLYSNPYYIVATLLLGTVFVKFGNLYTSTAEIFKRLEKKTKSPMISHITSSINGIVTIRASKAESMLTDKFDVHQNLHTSASYLKISSVSAFGLWLDLICVIQLTVIILSFLILHKYTDVNGSLVGLAISQSMILGAALRYGLNRTAEAKNRLTSVEKVLQYTEIKNEKPSETEKEFFPPESWPGKGKIEFRNIFLKCSDDDLGVLRNINFTILPGEKIGIVGRTGAGKTSLISVLFRLVRFDGSVLIDDVDTKQIGREFIRKKISIIPREPILFSSTIRYNLDPYNEYNDEEMWKALEQVELSNCVSSLDLKVSDDGSNFNLGQKQLIYLARALLRNNKILILDEATANVDHRTDALIQATIRNRFKNCTVITIAHRLNTIMEYNKVMVMSDGKLVEIGHPHHLLDNNKGHFHKLVLETGPEMSSKLKEVAMMTYYEDYTHCFYIK, encoded by the exons ATGGATACAGAAAAAGTTGAATCGAAAaatgaaaatccaaaaaaagacgcaggttttatcaataaactatttttcgG ATGGATGATATCGTTGATAAGAAAACGAAGAGAAATTAACCTAGAATTGCAcgatttttataatgttttcgACGAAGACGATTCGAAGGTATTGGGAAATCGTTtacaaaaaaactggaaatCGGAAATCGTCAAAAGTCAACAATCGAAAAGAAAACCCAGTTTATTGAAAGCTATCGTCAAAACTTTCCTATTCGAGGTTATGTTCTACGGAATTTTCTGGTTCTTTTCCAACGTTTTAATACG atgtaCTCAACCTTTGATCTTGGCGCGTCTCATTTCTTTATTTGGGGAagaatttaacgaaaaaaacaccgaaaaaatgtatttttacagCACCATGTTGATAGTAACGTCAATTTTGACAGCTTTTATGTCAAATCATATCGAGCTCGGGCTGTCAGCGATCGGTATGAGGATTCGAATAGCGTGTAGTAGTTTGTTATATCGAAAA ATGATTAGATTGGATTTTAAATCGTTAGAAGTAGCGGCAGTCGATCGAGTTGTTGATTTACTATCGAATGACGTTAATCGATTCGATTTCGTGATTAACTCGATACATTCATTTTGGACTATCCCTgtacaaattttggttttgaCTTATTTCGTTTGGGAACAAGTGGGGTTTTCATGTTTGGCCGGCGTTGCGACCATGATAATCATTACTTTAACTTTACAAG GCTTTGTATCAAAACTTATGGGTAAGCTAAGATCGAAAATTTCGCAAAGAACCGATGAAAGATTGAAATTAATGACGGAAATAATATCGGGGATACAACTAATCAAGATAAACGGTTGGGAAAAACGTTTCGAAGCGCTGGTGGACTGCGCAAGAAAGAAGGAAATGATCGCGATCACTGCCGCGTCATATTTGAGAGGGGTAGTTTCCAGCTGTTTCGTTTTTCTAGAAAAAACGGCTCTGGCTCTAACCGTCATATGTTACGTTGGCTCAG GCCACCGAATAACCGCGGAAAAAGTATTTTCCATTGCTCAAGCGTACGGTATTCTCCACATATCTTTGTCAGTTCTGCTCCCCGAGGCGATGACCCGCCGTTCCGAAACGTCGACATCCGTCGAACGTCTCCGAGATTTTTTGCTTCTGGACGAAAAACCCCACGGCGCCATCGAACCAATGATCAAAACCGGGATCATCGTGACCGAAGTAGACGCGTCGTGGACTAACCAAACCAAGACTCTGACGGATCTATCCGTACAAATCCCACGGGGGTGTCTGTGCGCCGTAATAGGCCCGACCGGTGCTGGAAAATCTTCTCTATTACAC CTTCTTCTAGGGGAGCTGGCCGCCAAATCGGGAAGGATCCAATTGGGGGGACACGTATCGTATTGCTCCCAAGAAGCTTGGTTGTCGAATTCGACGGTTCGCGGCAACATTACGTTCGGAAATCCATACGACGAACGTTGCTACGATAAAATCGTCAAAGTTTGCGACCTGGGGGTGGATTTCGAACGTCTACCTCGAGGGGATCGAACAGTTTGCGACGAACGAGGAGGAGTGTCTTTGAGCGGAGGACAACGCGCGAAGATCCATTTAGCTAGAGCCGTTTACAAACAAGCGGATATCTACTTATTGGACGATCCTCTATCGGCCGTTGATGCTCGAGTTGGAAAATTGTTGTTCGAAgaatgtattttgaaatatttgaaagggAAAACGAGAATTTTAGTGACGCGTCAACTGGAACATTTGAAGGCGGCCGATTTCGTCGTGGTGCTTAACGAA GGAAAAATCGAAGCGACGGGAACTTTCCGAGAACTATGCAAAAGTAAAATAGATTTCACTGAAATGTTAGTTAAAAAAAACGCAAAGtcggaaaaatatgaaaaaccaACGGAAATTGAAGTTACTACTAACTTTCCaagcaacaaaaattttatatctaagagtaaaaataaatattaccaCGGAAAATCTCGTTTAAAACCATATAATGGTGAAGATGTCGTAAATAATGGCGGTGTTAATGAGGCTGATAtcgtaaaaaataagaaagatgTCGTAAAACATGTAGAAGATGTAGTAAATAACggtaacattgtaaaatataagGCAGATATCGTAAAACATGAAAATGACGCTGTAAAACGAAAGGAAGATGTAGTAAAACAAAAGGAAGATGTAGTAAAACATGTAGAAGATGTAGTAAATAACggtaacattgtaaaatataagGCAGATATCGTAAAACATGAAAACGACGCTGTAAAACGAAAGGAAGATGTAGTAAAACAAAAGGAAGATGTAGTAAATAACggtaacattgtaaaatataagGCAGATATCGTAAAACATGAAAATGACGCTGTAAAACGAAAGGAAGATGTAGTAAAACAAAAGGAAGATGTAGTAAAACATGTAGAAGATGTAGTAAATAACggtaacattgtaaaatataagGCAGATATCGTAAAACATGAAAACGACGCTGTAAAACGAAAGGAAGATGTAGTAAAACAAAAGGAAGATGTAGTAAATAACggtaacattgtaaaatataagGCAGATATCGTAAAACATGAAAATGACGCTGTAAAACGAAAGGAAGATGTAGTAAAACAAAAGGAAGATGTAGTAAAACATGTAGAAGATGTAGTAAATAACggtaacattgtaaaatataagGCAGATATCGTAAAACATGAAAACGACGCTGTAAAACGAAAGGAAGATGTAGTAAAACAAAAGGAAGATGTAGTAAATAACGGTATCATAGTAAAATATAAGGCAGATATCGTAAAACATAGAGAAGATATCGTAAAACATAGAGAAGATATTGTAAAACATGAAAACGACATCGTAAAACAAAAGGAAGATGTAGTAAATAACGGTAACATAGTAAAATATAAGGCAGATATTGTAAAACATAGAGAAGATATCGTAAAACATGAAAACGACATCGTAAAACAAAAGGAAGATGTAGTAAATAACGGTAATATGGTAAAATATAAGGCAGATATCGTAAAACATAAAATAGACGTCGTAAATAAGAGTAACATGGGAAAAGACAAAGCAGATTTGGTAAAACATAGAGAAGATATCGTAAAACATAAAAACGACATCGTAAAACAAAAGGAAGTTATAGTAAATAACGGTAACGTGGTAAAAGATAAAGCAGATATCGTAAAACATAGAGAAGATATCGTAAAACATAGAGAAGATATCGTAAAACATAAAAACGACATCGTAAAACAAAAGGAAGTTGTAGTAAATAACGGTAATATGGTAGAAGATAAGGCAGATATCGTAAAACATGAGGAAGATATCGTAAAATGTAAGGAAGATGTAGAAAATAGCAATGATATAGTAGAAGATAAGGCCGATAAGGTAAAACATAAGGAAGATATCGTAAAAAATAAGGAAGATATGGCAAATAACGgtaatataataaaagataAGGCAGATATTGTAAAATATGAGGAAGATGTCGTAGAAGATAAGGAAGATATCGTAAAAAATAAGGAAGATGTGGCAAATAAtggtaatataaaaaaagataaggCAGATGTTGTAAAATATGAGGAAGATATCGTAGAAGATAAGGAAGATAtcgtaaaaaataagaaagataTGGCAAATAATGGTAATATAATGAAAGATAACAATGATATAGTGAATAATGATGAAGATGGTCTCCtaaatgattataataaaaataaaggcAAGAATTATCTACTTAAAAAGTACGTTTTAGCTGCTAAGCGTGTTGAAATCGCCATTGTTACTTTACTCCTGTTCTTATTGACGCAAATATTAAGCTCAGGTGTGGATCTGTGGGTTACATTCTG GACGTCGCAAGAGGAGCTAAGACATCAAAATACATCGATAACGTTGAACGTATCTTCCTCGATGTCCCGTTACCATCCCGAAGAATACGCGGTGCGAGTTTTTTACGTGAACGGCAAACATTCGATGGGCAAATACGGTTACAGCTACCAAGAAACGATTCCGGTGTTAAAAACAACCGCGTCTCGTGCATCAGACGGTGTTTTCGATACGGTGGAAATAAACGGGGTGGCGCACAATTTAGTCAAGACTAATTTAGCCGCGATTCTGTACGCTCTTCTGATGATTATGGTCATCGTGTTAACTTTGGTTAGATCGTGGTTGTTCTTCAAAGTTTGTATGATGTCATCGGTGAATATGCACAAGGAGATGTTCGATTCTCTGATGGAAGCTCCCTTGGAATTTTTCGATACCGATTTTAGCGTAAAAACCATCGACGAATCTTCCAAAGATACTGGGTCTACAAAAGAGGTTATGTCCAAAGTTTCTATGACATCTCAACAG ACGACTTTTAGCAACAGCAGTAAACCTGGTAGTTTTTCCAAAGAATCTGGGTCTTTTAATGGGGTTTTGTCCAAGGTTTCGATGGGTTCACAACAG ACGACTTTTAGCAACAGCAGTAAACCTGGTAGGTTTTCAAAAGAAACTGGGTCTTTTAATGGGGTTTTGTCCAAGGTTTCGATGGGTTCACAACAG ACGACTTTTAGCAACAGCAGAAACCCTGGTAGTTCTTCAATAGAAACTGGGTCTTTTAATGGGGTTTTGTCCAAGGTTTCGATGGGTTCTCAACAG ACGACTTTTAGCAACAGCAGTAAACCTGGTAGGTTTTCAAAAGAAACTGGGTCTTTTAATGGGGTTTTGTCCAAGGTTTCGATGGGTTCACAACAG ACGACTTTTAGCAACAGCAGTAAACCTGGTAGGTTTTCAAAAGAATCTGGGTCTTTTAATGGGGTTTTGTCCAAGGTTTCGATGGGTTCTCAACAG ACGACTTTTAGCAACAGCAGTAAACCTGGTAGGTTTTCAAAAGAAACTGGGTCTTTTAATGGGGTTTTGTCCAAGGTTTCGATGGGTTCACAACAG ACGACTTTTAGCAACAGCAGTAAACCTGGTAGGTTTTCAAAAGAATCTGGGTCTTTTAATGGGGTTTTGTCCAAGGTTTCGATGGGTTCTCAACAG ACGACTTTTAGCAACAGCAGTAAACCTGGTAGGTTTTCAAAAGAAACTGGGTCTTTTAATGGGGTTTTGTCCAAGGTTTCGATGGGTTCACAACAG ACGACTTTTAGCAACAGCAGTAAACCTGGTAGGTTTTCAAAAGAAACTGGGTCTTTTAATGGGGTTTTGTCCAAGGTTTCGATGGGTTCTCAACAG ACGACTTTTAGCAACAGCAGTAAACCTGGTAGGTTTTCAAAAGAAACTGGGTCTTTTAATGGGGTTTTGTCCAAGGTTTCGATGGGTTCTCAACAG ACGACTTTTAGCAACAGCAGTAAACCTGGTAGGTTTTCAAAAGAAACTGGGTCTTTTAATGGGGTTTTGTCCAAGGTTTCGATGGGTTCACAACAG ATTAGTAATAAGAGCGAAGAAATACTCAATAGATTCTCCAAAGATACCGGATCTGTTGATGAAGTTTTACCTAGAGTTTTGATGGATTCAATACAA GTTATGTTAACTTTGGGAGGAATTTTCGTCAATCTATTATATTCCAACCCTTATTACATTGTTGCTACGCTTCTACTGGGAActgtttttgtaaaattcgGAAATTTATATACGTCCACCGCCGAAATATTTAAACgtctagaaaaaaaaa CAAAATCCCCCATGATTTCCCACATAACCTCTTCCATTAATGGGATCGTTACCATAAGAGCCTCAAAAGCAGAATCTATGCTAACAGATAAATTCGACGTACATCAA aaccTCCATACATCTGCTTCGTATTTGAAGATATCGAGCGTTTCCGCTTTCGGACTTTGGCTCGACCTAATTTGCGTCATACAACTCACAGTCATCATTTTGAGTTTCCTGATATTACATAAAT ATACGGATGTCAACGGAAGCTTGGTGGGTCTGGCGATTTCTCAATCGATGATTTTGGGGGCGGCGTTGCGATACGGCTTAAATCGAACAGCTGAAGCTAAAAATCGATTAACGAGTGTCGAAAAGGTCCTCCAGTACACCGAAATCAAAAACGAAAAACCGTCCGAAACCGAAAAAG aattttttcctCCCGAATCCTGGCCTGGAAAAGggaaaattgaatttagaaacatatttttgaaatgttcgGATGACGATTTGGGGGTGTTACGGAATATCAACTTTACGATATTACCAGGGGAGAAG ATCGGTATTGTCGGACGAACCGGAGCGGGTAAAACCTCCTTAATATCAGTTTTATTTCGATTGGTTCGTTTCGACGGTTCCGTTTTAATAGATGACGTCGATACCAAACAAATCGGACGggaatttataagaaaaaaaatttctatcatACCCCGAGAACCTATTTTATTTTCGTCGACGATAAGATATAATTTGGACCCTTATAACGAATATAACGATGAGGAAATGTGGAAAGCACTCGAACAG GTCGAATTGAGTAATTGCGTAAGCTCTTTGGATCTTAAAGTTTCCGATGATGGAAGTAACTTTAATTTAGGACAGAAGCAGTTGATCTATTTAGCCAGAGCTTTATtgagaaacaacaaaattttgattctggACGAAGCTACTGCTAATGTCGATCACAGAACCGACGCTTTAATACAAGCTACTATACGCAACCGATTCAAAAATTGTACAGTCATAACTATAGCTCATAGATTAAACACCATCATGGAATATAATAAAGTAATGGTAATGAGTGATGGTAAATTGGTCGAAATCGGTCATCCTCATCATTTGTTAGATAACAATAAAGGACATTTTCATAAATTGGTTTTGGAAACGGGTCCGGAAATGTCGTCCAAGTTAAAGGAAGTTGCTATGATGACTTATTATGAAGATTATAcacattgtttttatattaagtga